From Bacillus pumilus, one genomic window encodes:
- a CDS encoding MDR family MFS transporter: MNQSTTSYNRSVIVGIFLVGAFVAILNQTLLIPAIPHIMEEFNIDVSKGQWLTTAFMLTNGILIPITAFLIEKFSSRSLVLTALSIFTAGTILASFATNFPVLLAARIVQAAGAGILMPLMQTIFLTIFPKEKRGQAMGMVGLVISFAPALGPTLGGWIVDSFSWKFLFYIVLPIGIIDLILAFFLMKNVTQQRETRIDVLSVILSSFGFGGLLYGFSSVGTYGWTSATVLISLIVGAVSLFFFILRQSNLTRPMLEFGVFKFAIFSLTTFLGMLVFALLIGTETILPLYTQNVRGLSALDTGLILLPGALFMGLLSPIIGRIFDKVGGKGLALGGFTILTVTTLPFMLLTLDSSIALITVAYTLRLIGVGMIMMPLTTAGINSLPPHLIPHGTAMNNTMRQMGGSIGTAVLVSIMSSSAANAELASPLKSAVHGMNTSFIVSGLIAVLGLVLSFFLKEKRENKVMKQELSSSSSSS; the protein is encoded by the coding sequence ATGAACCAATCAACAACATCGTATAATCGATCTGTGATTGTGGGGATTTTCCTCGTTGGGGCATTCGTCGCGATTTTAAACCAAACGCTGCTCATTCCAGCGATCCCACATATCATGGAGGAATTCAATATTGATGTCAGCAAGGGACAGTGGCTCACCACAGCCTTTATGCTGACAAACGGGATTCTCATCCCGATCACGGCTTTCTTAATCGAGAAATTTTCAAGCCGTTCTTTAGTTTTAACGGCGCTTAGCATCTTTACAGCCGGTACAATTCTTGCTTCATTTGCAACGAATTTCCCTGTATTACTTGCAGCGCGTATTGTGCAGGCAGCCGGCGCAGGGATTTTAATGCCGCTGATGCAAACGATCTTTTTAACCATTTTCCCGAAAGAAAAGCGCGGGCAGGCGATGGGCATGGTCGGTCTTGTCATTTCGTTCGCACCAGCGCTTGGGCCGACACTTGGCGGCTGGATTGTTGATTCCTTCAGCTGGAAGTTCTTGTTCTATATTGTTCTGCCAATCGGTATCATTGATCTCATTCTTGCTTTCTTCTTAATGAAAAATGTAACGCAGCAAAGAGAGACACGTATTGATGTTTTATCAGTCATCTTGTCGTCCTTCGGTTTCGGTGGGCTGCTTTACGGATTTTCTAGTGTCGGAACATATGGCTGGACGAGTGCCACTGTCCTCATATCGCTGATTGTCGGCGCTGTGAGCTTGTTCTTCTTTATTCTGCGCCAGTCGAATTTGACAAGACCGATGCTTGAATTTGGTGTCTTTAAGTTTGCGATCTTTAGCTTAACGACCTTCCTTGGGATGCTTGTCTTTGCTTTATTGATTGGGACAGAGACGATTCTGCCGCTCTATACGCAAAATGTCAGAGGATTGTCTGCTCTTGATACAGGACTGATCTTATTGCCTGGTGCTCTCTTTATGGGGCTCCTCTCACCAATTATTGGACGGATTTTTGATAAAGTCGGTGGAAAAGGGCTGGCATTAGGCGGGTTTACGATACTTACTGTTACTACCCTGCCATTTATGCTGCTCACCCTTGATTCATCCATCGCCCTCATTACGGTCGCCTACACGCTTCGCTTAATCGGGGTTGGGATGATCATGATGCCGCTGACAACCGCAGGTATTAACTCTTTACCGCCTCATTTGATCCCGCATGGGACAGCGATGAATAACACGATGAGACAAATGGGCGGCTCCATTGGGACGGCTGTGCTTGTCTCCATCATGAGCAGTTCTGCTGCAAATGCAGAATTAGCCAGCCCATTAAAATCAGCCGTTCACGGCATGAACACATCATTTATCGTGTCTGGTTTGATTGCGGTCCTTGGACTCGTCCTCTCTTTTTTCTTAAAGGAAAAACGCGAGAATAAAGTGATGAAGCAGGAGCTATCTTCCTCCTCATCTTCTTCATAA
- a CDS encoding TetR/AcrR family transcriptional regulator: MNEKQEEILRVSKKLFSQKGYMSVSMQSIADACKISKASIYKLFDSKEALLLELIKYNQCKMREISQIIHSETTLSKKEKFTKKIKLELEEFKENHKFLNMLSFEAFSQHSPIVIKHLRETRSIIMQRHRDIILSTYGESVAPYVWDLVIVLNGLMREFILMLAIEHKNIQLENAAEMIIGVMDRVSKKPCSIEPVLTDQLMDSYLLSSQDEYDEEKLVISSLTKIKQELHALPNGEEKDDLLSAFELLSQELSKDQPRTFLISSLLDYLGKNSVLSQNVSQLKSIIL; the protein is encoded by the coding sequence ATGAACGAAAAGCAAGAAGAGATTTTGCGGGTTTCAAAGAAATTATTTTCTCAAAAAGGCTATATGAGTGTCTCCATGCAGTCAATTGCCGATGCCTGTAAAATATCAAAAGCGTCCATTTATAAACTGTTTGATTCAAAGGAAGCTCTTCTATTAGAACTGATTAAATACAATCAGTGCAAAATGAGAGAGATTTCTCAGATCATTCATTCAGAAACGACGCTGTCCAAGAAGGAAAAATTCACAAAGAAGATTAAGCTTGAGCTTGAAGAGTTTAAAGAGAATCATAAATTTTTGAATATGCTGTCCTTTGAAGCTTTTTCGCAGCATTCGCCCATTGTCATTAAGCATTTACGTGAGACACGCTCCATTATCATGCAGCGGCACAGAGACATTATTTTAAGCACATATGGTGAATCTGTTGCGCCTTATGTCTGGGATCTTGTGATCGTCCTCAACGGATTAATGAGAGAATTCATCTTAATGCTGGCGATTGAGCACAAGAACATCCAATTAGAAAATGCCGCCGAAATGATTATCGGCGTGATGGACCGTGTGTCGAAAAAGCCTTGTTCCATTGAGCCTGTGTTAACAGATCAGCTGATGGACTCTTATTTGCTTTCTTCACAGGACGAATATGATGAAGAAAAGCTTGTCATCTCGTCCTTAACGAAGATCAAACAAGAGCTTCACGCACTGCCAAACGGAGAAGAAAAGGACGATCTCCTCTCTGCGTTTGAGCTGCTGAGCCAAGAATTATCAAAGGACCAACCGAGAACCTTTTTAATCAGCTCATTGCTCGATTATTTAGGTAAAAACAGCGTTTTATCACAAAACGTGTCACAGCTGAAAAGCATCATTCTATAG
- a CDS encoding ArsR/SmtB family transcription factor, producing MNNPIHPTQEDIRLISVLHALADPIRLEIVRCLAEAGERTCGTYEMNIAKSTLSHHFKVLREAGVVKVRIDGKHRYYSLRKEDIETAFPGLVSSILAVDKERW from the coding sequence ATGAATAATCCAATCCATCCAACTCAAGAAGACATAAGACTGATTTCTGTGCTGCACGCATTGGCTGATCCAATCCGGTTAGAAATTGTCCGCTGCTTAGCAGAAGCGGGCGAGAGGACATGCGGTACGTATGAGATGAATATTGCCAAATCTACGCTTTCTCATCACTTCAAAGTGCTGAGGGAGGCAGGCGTCGTGAAAGTGAGAATTGACGGTAAACACCGCTACTATTCTTTAAGAAAAGAAGACATCGAGACCGCTTTTCCTGGACTCGTGTCATCCATTTTAGCCGTAGATAAAGAGCGGTGGTAA
- a CDS encoding PLP-dependent aminotransferase family protein, with translation MLTIQLDQTGANGFIYHQIYTKIKGEILNRNLQPHDQLPSKRELADTLNVSVNSVNGAYQQLLAEGYLYSVERKGFFVESLETFHESGQLKPSSLPADLKEEPIARDDWYSFSHISVDTTNFPFKSWLKSEQKAISLHQEAFGELPHPQGVYELRETIARLIGLARGVKCYPEQLILSAGTQSLIHSLSSILPADQVYGLENPGYRRLYQMLKNNHHRIETIGIDQKGVRMSDIHKKQPNVLIITPSHQFPTGVIMPISRRIQLLNWAADHPGRYIIEDDYDSEFKYGTDSIPALQSLDRYDKVIYMGTFSKSLLPGLRLSYMVLPQHLLRRYKKEQHFFIQTANLFTQYTLLHFIKDGAYQRHIKRMNGLYEEKRKQLIEELDTVFTDNVRIIGENAGLHFIAEFRSNRTQHEILQRAKERKLKMYGMDRFTLDEQLPGHQEGFVPLVLGFSHMRPEDIEPAVKRLYESIYGK, from the coding sequence ATGCTGACAATTCAACTAGATCAAACAGGGGCAAACGGATTTATTTATCATCAAATTTATACGAAAATTAAAGGTGAAATTTTAAATCGAAACCTTCAGCCGCACGATCAATTACCCTCTAAACGAGAGTTAGCCGATACATTAAACGTCAGCGTGAATTCAGTGAATGGCGCGTATCAGCAGCTGCTTGCTGAGGGATATTTATATTCGGTTGAACGCAAAGGCTTTTTTGTGGAATCACTAGAAACGTTTCATGAGTCAGGTCAGCTGAAACCCTCTTCCCTTCCAGCAGATTTAAAGGAGGAGCCGATTGCACGGGACGACTGGTATTCCTTTTCACATATCTCTGTCGATACCACTAACTTTCCATTTAAAAGCTGGCTGAAAAGTGAACAAAAGGCGATCAGTCTCCACCAAGAAGCCTTTGGTGAGCTTCCGCATCCACAAGGTGTGTACGAGCTTCGGGAAACGATTGCCCGGTTGATCGGGCTTGCGCGAGGGGTCAAATGCTACCCAGAACAGCTCATTTTAAGCGCAGGCACGCAGTCACTTATCCATTCTTTATCAAGCATTCTTCCAGCCGATCAAGTATACGGATTAGAAAACCCTGGCTATCGCCGGCTCTATCAAATGCTGAAAAACAATCATCACCGAATTGAAACGATTGGCATTGATCAAAAAGGGGTGCGGATGAGTGACATTCACAAAAAACAGCCGAATGTCTTAATCATTACCCCTTCACATCAATTCCCAACAGGGGTAATTATGCCGATTTCCCGGCGGATTCAGCTCTTAAACTGGGCAGCCGATCATCCCGGCCGTTATATCATTGAGGATGATTATGACAGTGAATTCAAGTATGGTACAGACAGCATTCCAGCGCTGCAAAGTTTGGATCGATATGACAAAGTCATTTATATGGGGACCTTTTCAAAGTCATTGCTGCCAGGCTTAAGACTAAGCTACATGGTGCTCCCGCAGCATTTATTGAGACGCTATAAGAAAGAACAGCACTTCTTCATTCAAACAGCCAACCTTTTTACACAATACACCCTTCTTCATTTTATAAAAGATGGGGCGTATCAGCGGCATATTAAGAGGATGAATGGTTTATATGAGGAAAAGCGGAAGCAGCTCATTGAAGAGCTCGACACGGTTTTTACTGACAATGTACGGATTATTGGGGAAAATGCTGGACTTCATTTTATCGCAGAGTTCCGCTCAAACCGCACGCAGCATGAGATTTTACAGCGTGCCAAAGAAAGAAAGCTGAAAATGTACGGGATGGACCGTTTTACCCTTGATGAGCAATTGCCGGGGCATCAGGAAGGCTTTGTTCCACTCGTCCTCGGCTTCTCTCATATGCGGCCAGAGGATATTGAGCCGGCGGTGAAAAGGCTGTATGAGTCGATTTATGGGAAATAA
- the gabT gene encoding 4-aminobutyrate--2-oxoglutarate transaminase codes for MSQTTTNRFSTEEWQGKRDQYVARGVSNGNRHLAAKGKGAELFDIDGKRFIDFAGAIGTLNVGHSHPKVVEAVKAQADSLIHPGFNVMMYESYIELAEKLCRLTPGDHDKKAIFLNSGAEAVENAVKIARKYTKRQAVVSFTRGFHGRTNMTMSMTSKVKPYKFGFGPFASEVYQAPYPYYYQKPEGLSDAAYDEYIIDQFNQFFVAAVAPETVACVVMEPVQGEGGFIVPSKRFVQHVASFCQQHGIVFVADEIQTGFARTGKYFAIEHFDVVPDLITVSKSLAAGLPLSGVVGRKEMLDAADPGELGGTYAGSPLGCVAALAVLDIIETEQLNQRSEHIGQVIEDKANDWRTTYPFIGEVRRLGAMAAIEIVEDQKTRTPDKKTAAAIAAYANEHGLLLLTAGINGNIIRFLTPLVITDELLNEGLGIIEDAFKAR; via the coding sequence ATGAGTCAAACGACAACAAACCGTTTTTCAACAGAAGAATGGCAGGGGAAAAGAGACCAATACGTCGCAAGAGGCGTGAGTAATGGCAACCGTCATCTTGCAGCGAAGGGGAAGGGAGCCGAGCTGTTCGATATCGATGGGAAACGTTTTATCGATTTTGCAGGCGCTATCGGTACATTAAATGTAGGCCATTCACATCCAAAGGTTGTGGAAGCCGTCAAAGCACAGGCAGACAGTCTGATTCACCCAGGATTCAACGTCATGATGTACGAATCGTATATTGAATTGGCAGAGAAGCTATGCCGCCTCACACCAGGCGATCATGACAAGAAAGCCATTTTTCTCAATTCAGGTGCAGAAGCTGTTGAAAATGCGGTGAAAATTGCACGTAAATATACGAAAAGACAGGCCGTTGTGTCGTTTACAAGAGGCTTTCACGGCAGAACGAATATGACGATGAGCATGACGAGCAAGGTCAAGCCATATAAATTTGGGTTCGGACCATTTGCGTCAGAGGTGTATCAAGCGCCGTACCCTTATTACTATCAAAAGCCAGAAGGATTAAGCGATGCAGCCTACGATGAGTACATCATTGATCAATTCAATCAATTCTTCGTCGCAGCCGTTGCACCAGAAACCGTTGCTTGTGTGGTCATGGAGCCAGTCCAAGGGGAGGGCGGTTTTATTGTACCATCGAAGCGTTTTGTACAGCACGTTGCTTCATTCTGTCAGCAGCACGGGATTGTCTTTGTGGCAGATGAGATCCAAACAGGCTTTGCGAGAACAGGGAAATATTTTGCCATTGAGCACTTTGATGTAGTGCCGGACTTAATCACGGTGTCAAAATCTCTTGCCGCTGGATTGCCGCTAAGCGGTGTAGTAGGCAGAAAGGAAATGCTTGATGCGGCAGATCCAGGTGAGCTCGGGGGGACATATGCAGGAAGTCCATTAGGCTGTGTGGCAGCACTAGCGGTTCTTGATATTATTGAAACGGAACAATTGAATCAACGATCTGAGCACATCGGACAAGTCATTGAGGACAAAGCAAATGATTGGAGAACAACGTATCCATTCATTGGAGAAGTCCGCCGATTAGGGGCAATGGCGGCGATTGAAATTGTGGAAGATCAAAAAACGCGTACACCAGATAAGAAAACAGCCGCAGCGATTGCAGCATATGCAAATGAGCACGGGCTGCTCTTATTAACGGCAGGGATTAATGGGAATATTATTCGCTTCTTAACACCACTTGTCATCACAGATGAGCTGCTGAATGAAGGACTAGGGATCATCGAGGACGCCTTCAAAGCACGCTAA
- a CDS encoding APC family permease, with translation MQKQQMAKTMSQSDVLFLSIGAMLGWGWVVLSGDWILTAGFLGSVIAFVIGGILVIFIGLTYAELSSAIPETGGGLVFVQRAFGMKSAFVSAWGVLFGYVSVITFEAVALPTVIDYVIPTQHVGFLWNIGGWDVYFTWVLIGSGGALFLTALNYIGAKPAAIFQSVFTVAIILTGFLLLGGATFNGDFANLEPMFQGGVGGLMAVLVMIPFLFVGFDVIPQVAAEINAPKKIIGRILIISIVSAVVFYLLIVFGVAAGLSKGQLEASSLATADAMVQLLGHQAFGTVLVIGGVAGIVTSWNAFIIGASRILYAMAERGMISKWFAYIHPKYKTPTNAILFLGALAFFAPLLGRPALVWIVNAGGVGIIVGYLIVSIAFMRLRKAEPELERPYRIKYWRTTGVLAIGLSLLFLSFYFPGMPASLSWPAEWILLLGWALIGYILYVMNPRTKETVEHDKRTQSV, from the coding sequence ATGCAAAAACAACAAATGGCAAAAACCATGTCGCAGTCTGACGTACTGTTTTTATCCATTGGTGCAATGCTTGGATGGGGCTGGGTTGTACTTTCGGGAGATTGGATTTTAACAGCAGGATTTTTAGGCAGTGTCATCGCCTTTGTCATCGGCGGTATTCTCGTCATCTTTATTGGACTCACGTATGCTGAGCTTTCGTCTGCAATTCCAGAGACGGGAGGAGGGCTCGTCTTTGTCCAGCGGGCATTTGGGATGAAATCAGCGTTCGTCTCAGCATGGGGCGTATTGTTTGGTTATGTGTCCGTCATTACGTTTGAAGCTGTTGCCTTGCCGACAGTTATTGATTATGTCATTCCAACACAGCATGTTGGCTTCCTATGGAATATAGGGGGATGGGACGTTTATTTCACATGGGTGTTGATTGGATCTGGTGGTGCATTGTTTTTAACAGCACTGAATTACATTGGGGCAAAGCCTGCGGCCATTTTTCAGTCTGTGTTCACTGTAGCGATTATTTTGACAGGCTTTCTCCTTTTAGGTGGCGCGACATTTAATGGAGATTTTGCAAACCTTGAGCCAATGTTTCAAGGCGGGGTTGGCGGTCTTATGGCCGTGTTAGTCATGATTCCTTTTTTATTCGTTGGATTTGATGTGATTCCGCAAGTAGCAGCAGAGATTAATGCGCCAAAGAAAATCATTGGGAGAATATTAATTATCTCCATCGTGAGTGCGGTCGTATTTTATCTGCTTATTGTCTTTGGGGTAGCTGCGGGGCTGTCAAAAGGACAGCTTGAAGCCTCTTCATTGGCGACAGCAGATGCGATGGTGCAGCTGCTCGGTCATCAGGCGTTTGGAACAGTGCTTGTCATTGGCGGTGTAGCAGGGATTGTGACGAGCTGGAATGCTTTTATCATCGGTGCAAGCCGTATTCTATATGCGATGGCGGAAAGAGGCATGATTTCCAAATGGTTTGCGTATATTCATCCAAAGTATAAAACGCCGACAAATGCCATTTTATTTCTTGGTGCTTTGGCTTTTTTTGCTCCATTACTAGGGCGTCCTGCCCTCGTGTGGATTGTCAATGCGGGCGGTGTCGGAATTATCGTTGGGTACTTAATAGTGTCCATTGCCTTTATGAGACTTCGAAAAGCAGAACCAGAGCTTGAGCGTCCATACCGCATTAAGTATTGGCGGACGACAGGCGTTTTAGCTATCGGGCTGAGTCTCCTTTTTCTTTCATTTTATTTTCCAGGAATGCCGGCCTCCTTATCATGGCCAGCTGAATGGATATTGCTTTTAGGTTGGGCACTCATTGGGTATATACTATATGTAATGAATCCAAGAACGAAGGAGACGGTAGAGCATGACAAACGAACTCAAAGTGTATAA
- a CDS encoding NAD-dependent succinate-semialdehyde dehydrogenase, giving the protein MTNELKVYNPATGEEIASVAQHTKEQIEDAITRSHKAFKAWAKMSAHERANIIRKWFDLMIEHKERLAKIITEENGKPYQEALGEIVYAAGYIEWYAEEAKRIYGRTIPSHTTNKRLFVTKQPVGPVAAITPWNFPAAMITRKAAPALAAGCTFIVKPAEDTPMTAIELVKLGHEAGIPEDALQWVVGDGKEVGEIFTDSPLIRKITFTGSTPVGKHLIKNSASTVKHVSMELGGHAPLIVDKDANLELAVKQAVASKFRNAGQTCVCANRLIVHEDIHEAFAQGFSKEVEKLKVGNGFEEGTSIGPIINKRGFDKIVGQIQDAVDKGAKILVGGDTHFDDEKSYYFVQPTVLTHVDPSMNIMHEETFGPVAPITTFKTLDEAIELANDTPFGLAAYFFTENYRNGLYMSENLDYGIIGWNDGGPSAVQAPFGGMKESGIGREGGIEGIEPYLETKYVSIGLDE; this is encoded by the coding sequence ATGACAAACGAACTCAAAGTGTATAATCCTGCAACAGGAGAAGAAATTGCTTCAGTTGCTCAGCATACAAAAGAACAGATCGAAGACGCCATTACCCGCTCACACAAAGCATTCAAAGCATGGGCAAAAATGTCTGCGCATGAACGTGCCAATATCATTCGCAAGTGGTTTGACCTCATGATTGAACATAAAGAAAGGCTCGCGAAAATCATCACGGAAGAAAACGGGAAGCCGTATCAAGAAGCATTAGGCGAAATCGTCTATGCAGCTGGATACATTGAATGGTACGCAGAGGAAGCCAAACGGATATACGGCAGAACCATTCCGTCACATACGACGAACAAACGCCTTTTTGTCACAAAGCAGCCAGTTGGTCCTGTTGCGGCCATTACACCGTGGAATTTCCCAGCAGCCATGATCACGAGAAAGGCTGCACCAGCACTTGCAGCGGGCTGTACGTTTATTGTGAAACCTGCTGAAGACACGCCGATGACGGCTATTGAACTTGTGAAATTAGGCCACGAAGCTGGAATTCCAGAGGATGCACTGCAATGGGTGGTTGGAGATGGAAAAGAAGTCGGTGAAATATTCACAGATAGTCCATTGATTCGCAAAATCACGTTCACAGGCTCAACGCCAGTCGGAAAGCATCTGATCAAAAACAGTGCGAGTACAGTCAAGCACGTATCAATGGAGCTTGGCGGTCATGCTCCGCTCATCGTAGACAAAGATGCCAATCTTGAACTAGCTGTCAAACAAGCAGTGGCATCTAAGTTCCGTAATGCAGGACAAACCTGTGTCTGTGCCAACCGCTTAATTGTACATGAAGACATTCATGAAGCATTTGCTCAAGGCTTCAGCAAAGAAGTAGAAAAGCTGAAAGTGGGAAATGGCTTTGAAGAAGGCACATCCATCGGCCCAATTATCAATAAGCGCGGCTTTGATAAAATTGTCGGTCAAATTCAAGATGCAGTCGATAAAGGAGCGAAAATTCTTGTCGGCGGAGATACGCATTTCGATGATGAAAAGTCGTATTATTTTGTCCAGCCAACGGTTCTCACACATGTAGACCCTTCAATGAACATTATGCATGAAGAAACCTTTGGGCCAGTGGCGCCGATTACGACGTTCAAAACGCTAGATGAAGCGATTGAATTAGCGAACGATACACCTTTTGGTCTTGCAGCTTATTTCTTTACAGAAAATTATCGAAACGGACTTTACATGTCAGAGAATCTTGATTACGGGATAATCGGCTGGAATGATGGCGGTCCATCGGCTGTTCAAGCACCATTCGGAGGAATGAAAGAAAGCGGAATTGGCCGTGAAGGCGGCATCGAAGGCATTGAACCCTATTTAGAAACCAAATATGTATCCATTGGTTTAGACGAATAG
- a CDS encoding NAD(P)H-dependent oxidoreductase produces MNHLIIFAHPQQSLNQTLLDLVVSTLLNNGHEVTVRDVYALGFSPELSMLEKAAIKRGDVPIAIQTEQKLIQQADVLTFIFPIWWTGLPAMLKGYVERVFSEGFAYQINEHGAIENLLRHKKGVIINTHDAPRTFLDSKRIVSASHRMTTDTEVFNFIGVEPVERLLFSSMEQAPADYIHEILKETKETVEQLFPPAV; encoded by the coding sequence ATGAACCATTTAATTATATTTGCTCATCCCCAGCAAAGCTTAAATCAAACCTTATTAGATCTTGTTGTCAGCACTCTTTTGAACAATGGTCATGAAGTGACTGTTCGTGATGTCTATGCTCTTGGTTTTTCGCCAGAGCTAAGCATGTTGGAAAAGGCTGCGATCAAACGGGGTGATGTCCCAATTGCCATTCAAACAGAGCAGAAGCTGATTCAGCAAGCAGATGTCCTAACGTTTATTTTTCCCATTTGGTGGACAGGCTTACCCGCTATGCTAAAGGGCTATGTAGAACGCGTTTTTTCTGAGGGCTTCGCTTATCAAATCAATGAGCATGGGGCTATTGAAAACCTGCTTCGGCACAAAAAAGGTGTCATTATCAACACGCATGATGCTCCAAGGACCTTTCTTGACTCTAAGCGGATCGTTTCCGCCTCCCATCGCATGACAACAGATACAGAAGTCTTCAATTTTATTGGTGTTGAGCCTGTTGAACGACTTTTGTTCAGCAGCATGGAGCAGGCACCAGCAGATTACATCCACGAAATTCTAAAAGAAACAAAAGAAACGGTGGAGCAGCTTTTTCCGCCGGCTGTTTAA